TGGTTTTCTTTCGATATTTTCAGCTCATTCATATATTACTTATGATATCAACATTTTTGTGAAAGGCTTCCAAGTGGACCTCGCTCCAGGAAGGCAAAACATCAGACACCGACGCAACTGCGGTGAGTaactgtgactgtgaatcaattCCAAAGCCTGTTTTACTGTAAATCACATTTCTTTGTCGTTGCGCAAAGAAATGATTTCATCTACAACGCAAAAGGAGATATGGAGCACAACGTCTGGCAAGAATTATCATCAATGACGCTACTCGTGTACATAACTTAATTTGGTAAAAAATCTCATCAGACGAAGTGATCAGCAATTATGGTTTTAAACTGAAGATCGAACTTTTTCCGTCTGTGAAAGTAATtatcacaacaacaagccatAGACGCATCGAAAGAGTGGATAAAACCATAAAGGGAAACAAGGAGGAATCTCTTTACTGTCTCTCTGTTGTCAACGAGCCGCTCGGCTAGTCAAAAGAGACGTTTTCAAAAGCTCACAAAGTACAGATGGTAAGGGTTTGCCTTTTGCAATAGAAATGGCAACCGGTAAATGACAATAAAATCGCAGTCACTCCTAATGTTGATTGTTCAGGCTGTTCATGAGTACCAGGGAGCGAATGTATTTGTCGGAAGGTGTGCCCGCATAAGTTGAAGGACTCGACGAGGCACGAAATGGCTGTCCCAAACTGTGAATGCACTGCATTTCCGAGAATGAAGGTAGCAGCGGTGAATGCAGTTGAAAAGGAGTTCCTAAAGAGGATCGATCGTTTCCATCAAAAGGGACACTACGTGCAGGTGGTAAGTGTGCGCTTGGGAGGTTTCCAATTGGTAGTATGGTTGGATCGAGAAAAGGCCTAGATCGTGCCGATCCTCGAAGCAGCCCTCTTGGCATTTGCATATAATCAAAGAACGGAGCGGCAAACGGTCGTTCCTGAAGTCCAGACGAGAGGCCCAAAAAGGGTAATGTAGATGGCCCTGGATTGCGTCTCGGAGGTAGACCAGGAACCTCTCCCAAACGGAAGGACCCTAGGTGACGAAGAACCTTCTCTTGCGCCATGGCAAGGATAGCCTCCAGCCGCTTGTTTTCCTGCTTGAGGTCAAAATTCTCGGCCCTCAATTCGAACGACCAATTTTCAAGGTCCTTGAATTCGTTTTTTTTGCGATAGTAGTTTCGTTTCGAGTACATTGCATTTCGCTTTCGGAGAAACTTTCTCTTGAACATCTCATCTGTTGCTGAAAGATCGATCTCCGGGCCTTCCCTTTCAGCGCCGTCCTTCGACACATGTGAAGACGGGTTCATTTCTCCAAAATTATCCCCGGTCGAGACGAGCCCCGTTGGCTCGTGTTCACGGTCAATACAGTGTTTCAGCTTCTCAGCCGAGATCTCTCCAGGCATTGAACGTGATTCCGTGGTCTGCAAGAGCGCGTACAATTCATGGACTGTTAGATAGCCTTACAGCTGTATTTCAACGGGAGAAGCGAGTATGGCGCAAAGTCCCAAAGAGGTCTGCTCCATTGCGGATGATTTACGTACCAAATGCATCTCTGGATTGCAGTTTCCTTTCTCCATATTCTTCACTATTCCCTTTGCAAGCATTAAGTAGTCAAGTCAGTTGCTTAACGTTGCAAACCATCACTGGTGCGCCGCCGTGAGTTGGTTTTATCTGAGTTGAAAGACGAGTGTATGTATGACGTtcaactgacagtgaaggatgGAAGTGCGTAACGGTAGAGAATATCTGGTGATGTGAGAACCTTTGGTTAGGAGAAACCTGTAAAGCCGAAACCTGCAAAACTGAGATTTGAGGTCCGCATTGCTGTCCGGCGGAACAATCGGGCTTGCGTTGACACGATCTCCCTCAATACTCCATAGGAACTTCGCACCCGACCGTTCCCGTAAGATTTTCATGTATTAAATGGAAAAAGCTTCGATTTAAACAAAAATATATGTAATCTTTCAAATGATTTACTACTTTCCACAAGTAAGAATGTCTTTGAGAATACATGTAAGCAAGAAATGGCAACAAAAATTCGGTGGTTCTTATGACCATAAATTATATTTGTTTCAGAAACTGAAAATACATGTGTGGCCTTACTAAATGGTTCGCTGTTCTTTACGAAATTGAATTCATTGGTCAATTAGAGAAGCAGTGCTGTTTCAAATATACTCCCGTCTTCGATGTTCAGGAATTTTATGGCGCTATCCTTTATGGGGTAGAAAAATGTATGTGGGTTCTAGAGGAGAAATCGCTGTCGTGCTTACATTTGCATGAAATGCTTCCCTTGCTCCTATCAGTAAGTTGCTTCCAGAGAGGTAGGAAGAAAGCCAGTAGGAAGAACTTCATAAAATATGTTCTGCGGCAGGCTTCAACACCCCAGAGTTGGTCGCACATTATGAGTCGTGATGTCATGATCGATGAAATATATACTGACACAGACAAACGAGCTTCCTTTCTTGCGCTGTCTACTATAGTCCTACTATACTAATGTAATGGAAGAGAAGATCAGCCTTCCTGGCTCACTTGGAAGTCAGATAGAATTAGGCCGGTCAGCGCTAACAGGAAGTTCAAACAATCCATGACAAAAACGCAGCAATTTTACAATTAGAAGAGACCAACACTCTGCATTCGCTCTTTTTATGGAAACCCACTTGAAGTATCGTGCCAGTATGATTTGATTATGCTTCGTCCGCATCCCCTGATATACCAGAAGCTGATGACGGCATTGTTTCACTCTGTGTGTCGCTGTGATTACCAGCATCCAATCTTGTTGAACCGTTGCTGTACTGCGGTATCGCTATATTGGGAGTTTGGCAAAGCGGGCACACGTTACGGCCCATCTTGAGCCAGGACTTGAGACAGGCTGCGTGGAAAACGTGGTTGCATTTCAACAAACCAACGCGGTCACCTTCGGTTAAATGAGAAAAGCAAATGATGCAATTGTGCtcaaattcttcttcgtccgtacTTGGATCTGGGGTTCCTTTCACTTGGTAGAGGTGTGTATTTAAATGAAGAGAAGTCGGACGGGTTGCTTTCTCAACATCTTCCGTCTGCTGAAGAGCAGCAACCATGGTCGCCAAGCGTTCGTTATTGACTCCAGCTGCAGCCGCTTGCATTTCGAGCAACAGCTCCGGAGCGGCATCACGTAGACGACGCTCCAGTCGTGTTCGGCGAACGCGGATGTTATTGCGAATAAAGCGTTCAGCGCGCTCAGGATTCTTGCGAATCATACGTGACACAACACGCTGATTGTATCCGGGAATGCAGAACGAGAGAAAGAAACCGAATAAACTTCGACCAGGTCCGGAAAAGAGAATGCAAAAAGTGATGATACTGAACCAAACCAATATCACCATGCCCGTATTTTTGAGTACACGCCGCTCGGTGGGATTAGACAAGCACGTTGGAATGACTTCCAGTGAACTGTTCCACCGCGGCAAGGCGCAGTGCGTTAGTTCTAATGGGCAGTAGAAAGTTTTCTGAGGTTGAATCACCCGACAACGGCACTCGCGAACATAAAGGCGAGGCATCGCTTTATTCAAGGTATCGTTTTCTTGGAGGAGCCGATGACTGTTGCTCCGAAAATCACGTAGTGCCAGAGCTTCCACACCTTGACCTCGGGTGACCCACATGTCTGTATCGAACGTGGCAACAAGTGGATCAACACCGCGAACCtgaagctgttgctgtgTGGAATCAATCTTTAGACGTCTTCCGTCATTATTTGTTTCACCCGGAATAGCCCCAGGAAATTCTTCAGATATGATTTCCTCGTACCGCTCTGACAAGGAGTTGTACTGTAGAGGGACCACCAAGGTTGGTAATTTACAAATCGGCCGAAAACCTTGTGCCTCCACTACAGTCTTCAACGTGCTAGATTGTACCGTCCAAAATAGAAGCGTGTACAGTCTGTGCTTCAAGCCCGACATGTTGCCAATAGAACTAAAAATTGCAAgtcggacgaaaacgagagAAAATGGTATCCGTAGACTGCCACAGGAAGTCTAAATCCAAAATGGAGAGCAAAATGAATGAATTCTAACGACCGTAAAGGCAAATTACAATGTGCCGCTTTTTATCCGAAAGTTCTTTGGCATGAGATACGATTTTGGACTGGCACGGCCGAGCACACCATTTTCTTCGTGGCCGTTCTCCACGACCACTGACAGTAAAGGCATGTATGCCGGCCGGCCGTCTTGGAAGCAAGCGAAATTCTTCGTCCCCccgggggggggggggggtgGTTTGTACGAGAGATCTTCAGGCCGCACGCGAGAATCAACGAGATTCGTTCACAGTAAGAATTCGGTTATAAGATTTTCTGACGTATAAGAGACTTTGTCCTAATAGTAGAAGGAGTGGGGACAGCGATTATTGATTTCAAAAAAAAAAAAATACTATTTCGTGCCTACATTTACGGGTTATCCAAAACAATGATGTATATTTGCATGTAATCACTCATATGTAGCGATGTTAACTCGCGGATTGGTTGGGTTGAATAGTAGCTGTGTCACATAAATAGCACTTGGCATCAAGTAGCCGTGTTAAAAAAACGCCAACTCTTGTTGCAAAACCactttcaaaattgttggaAAAAGGCTGGCGATTAGCTAGCACGCTGGGCCACGGGGACGATGATACAAGTAGTGTATTGTTATACCACTAAATGTTCTTTTTCAATCAACCAAGATGGGAGGGTACCCGTACGCGACCCAAAGACACTCAAATCAAAATGACTATAAAACCGCTTTCGACACAATCGACGAATAGCAAGATTCGTTCTTGATTCAAGTATCATTTGCAATAACgtcctgactgtgagtagcTACTTCAGCCGCAACCATTCTGTGCAACTCATTCGGCCCCACAATTTCGGTTGTGATCCTTGGTCTAGGCAACATTCTAAAACCCGAGATTGCTATGTCTATGTGTTGACAAAGTGGACAGCGATTGTGTCGAGATAGCCACGTTTTTAAACAGTCCTTGTGCAACATATGTCCACAAGCGATATCGCCAATGACCTCACCTTCGCGTAGCTGTTCTAGACAAATGGCACAGcgatttcctttttccatttgctcATCCATCTCGTCCAAGGTCGCCTGGTCCCGTCGAAACTTTGTTGAGATCCAGGACGAGGACTGCGTATTGTCTCCTTCCTCTTCCGGGTCCGACACAAATCTTTTTGTCTTAAGCAGCAGCACAGGTGTATAACATAGCTCCTTCACGGAATGGCTAGTGTACTCATTGTCTCTGCTGTCTCCTCGATCACGGCCGTACCCATTGTATGATAGTAAGACACGGGCTGTCCAAATGCGCCCCCAAAGACGCACGTACCCGTTGCGATGACGAGCCTGATCGAAATTTCTGGAAACGAGGTATTCCCGATGGATTGCTGACCTGTACATCTGTGCCGCTCGTTGAGGATGACGAGACAAAATAGAAGTCAGATTCGCATTCAAAATTGGATCGTCGCCATCTTGGCTATTCTGCTCCGCAGAGCGACTATTATTTCCACCAAAGATTTGGCGTTGGACAAAGTGTACGCATGATCGTCCCGCTGTGGTACACACGACTGCGCACAGGAGACAAGAAAACCAAAAGAGCACACCAGGCCAAACTGCTCGTAACAAATTTGTGGAACCAGAGGACCGAATACAGCGTACAGGGCCGGTATCTCCGCGAACCGTACAAGAGTGGAAGTGAGAAGGGCAAAACTCGGCCTTGCGGCTTAACAATGTCGTACACCAGCACTCTCGAAACGTGCTGTCGTCTACAGAGGGCATGACGGCCTCGTCTTCTAtcttcgtcgccgttgcAACGTAATACTCGCCCGTAGTGACATTCCTACGAAAAACGACGTCCCTCGAAAGAAGGGAACACTGCACTGAGGCGACTGGTTTCTTTGAAACTTCATCATACGTCTTCCGAGACGAAACGACTGAAATATGAACAGACCAATACGCCAGGACAACCATCCACAGATGAATCATGGCATGTGCTCACTTTTATGCTGAGAGTTCCGGAAAGTCGGACTGATTTGGAATAATCCGCGCTTTTTATTCCAGGAAAACAACTCTGAGTGGACGCAACCTACAAACAGAGTCAATGATAGTGACGTGAGAAAGTTGTGGTGCCGGCAGAATGGAGGGCAATCTGAGTTTTAGGAACTGCGGGAGAAAATCGGGGAAATAGCGGTACTATATTCTCGTCGAACAGAACGTCGAGGACGCATCATACACACCCGTAAAAAAAAAGATAAGTTCGCTCCAAAACGGTGACGTTTTGGAAACTGACTTTTTGATATTTCGTATATGATGATTTCAATTAGGAGGTTGCCATTCTTTGGCTGAAAGATACCTAGTGACGTTCTCCACTACTTACAAGCAATGATATTTACAATTAGCTTCGCACTTCGCGCGTGTATGTTGTTGGGCCATTTGCCATTATGGTACTTGCCCTCGGattgatcacagtcagcaacgTCACTGCACCCCGGAGCACGTATCAATTTTAGTCCCTGATAAGCATGACTCATTTTACGGATCCTTTGAATCTCTACTTTTCAACGCAATCACCGACCGTGCTTCACAGTCGAATCCGACGAGGCCGTGTGTGGGATTCACAGCAAAGCCTCTCCAACCTTTTCATCAGCCGAGCAAATACACATTTTGTCGGCTTTCTCCGTGTGCACATTTGCCGCTTCTCCGGCACGAAAGCAATATGTCGAATGGTCGGTTGCTGGTGCTAATAGTAGTTGTGCCCGCGGTCGCTTTCTTGGTGCAGcatgttttgtttgctggcGTCGTCCCTCCACCGACCGATCACGGCAGGGGCAGCATGTTCGATATGATTGCCACCCGCTACGACTTCATCAACCGGGTTCTCGCCGTTGGTATGGATGTGGGATGGCGGAAAGCTATGGCACGAAAAATTGCGGATCGTGTCTCGAACGTGCATCGCCCCCGTATTTTGGACATTGCCACAGGGACTGCAGACGTttccttgttgttggcatCGACAATACCGACCGCAACCATACTCGGCGTCGACCCTAGCGCCAACATGCTGAGCGTAGGCCGCGACAAAATTCAAGCCCGTCACTTGGAATCACAGATAACTCTCGAAATTGCCGACGCACAACAGTTGGTCAACCTGCGATCGTCCAGTTTCGACGCCGCCACGATGGCGTTTGGCATTCGCAATGTTCCGGACCGTACCAAGGCGCTATGCGAAATTCACCGTGTTTTAAGAGGCGATGCTGTGTTTTGcattttggaattttctGAGCCCGATGATTCGTTTGGGATATTGGGTCGAGCGGCGCGATTGTTTATTCGACACGTTGTGCCCTTTCTAGGCGGTGTGCTCTCGGGAGCACCTCGAGAATATTggcatttgcaaaattccATTAGTGATTTCCCGTCGCCATCGGCCTTTGCAGCCCTGATTGAGGCTCAGGCATGTTCAAGTGGTCACTTTGGCGTAGAAGAGGTTGTGCAAATGAATTTTGGATCCGTCCAATTGTACGTACTGAAAGCGTATAAGCAAGGTGCTGGTCTCGATGAAAGCGAGAAGGAAGCTAGGGAAGATGCATTTGAGTATACAGAGGGCACTGCAAGTACTCAGGAATTATGAGTTTTGGTAAATTATATTGGATTGCCAAGCTTGTTGCCAAATTAGT
The sequence above is a segment of the Phaeodactylum tricornutum CCAP 1055/1 chromosome 10, whole genome shotgun sequence genome. Coding sequences within it:
- a CDS encoding predicted protein — translated: MPGEISAEKLKHCIDREHEPTGLVSTGDNFGEMNPSSHVSKDGAEREGPEIDLSATDEMFKRKFLRKRNAMYSKRNYYRKKNEFKDLENWSFELRAENFDLKQENKRLEAILAMAQEKVLRHLGSFRLGEVPGLPPRRNPGPSTLPFLGLSSGLQERPFAAPFFDYMQMPRGLLRGSARSRPFLDPTILPIGNLPSAHLPPARSVPFDGNDRSSLGTPFQLHSPLLPSFSEMQCIHSLGQPFRASSSPSTYAGTPSDKYIRSLVLMNSLNNQH
- a CDS encoding predicted protein, translating into MSGLKHRLYTLLFWTVQSSTLKTVVEAQGFRPICKLPTLVVPLQYNSLSERYEEIISEEFPGAIPGETNNDGRRLKIDSTQQQLQVRGVDPLVATFDTDMWVTRGQGVEALALRDFRSNSHRLLQENDTLNKAMPRLYVRECRCRVIQPQKTFYCPLELTHCALPRWNSSLEVIPTCLSNPTERRVLKNTGMVILVWFSIITFCILFSGPGRSLFGFFLSFCIPGYNQRVVSRMIRKNPERAERFIRNNIRVRRTRLERRLRDAAPELLLEMQAAAAGVNNERLATMVAALQQTEDVEKATRPTSLHLNTHLYQVKGTPDPSTDEEEFEHNCIICFSHLTEGDRVGLLKCNHVFHAACLKSWLKMGRNVCPLCQTPNIAIPQYSNGSTRLDAGNHSDTQSETMPSSASGISGDADEA
- a CDS encoding predicted protein, with product MIHLWMVVLAYWSVHISVVSSRKTYDEVSKKPVASVQCSLLSRDVVFRRNVTTGEYYVATATKIEDEAVMPSVDDSTFRECWCTTLLSRKAEFCPSHFHSCTVRGDTGPVRCIRSSGSTNLLRAVWPGVLFWFSCLLCAVVCTTAGRSCVHFVQRQIFGGNNSRSAEQNSQDGDDPILNANLTSILSRHPQRAAQMYRSAIHREYLVSRNFDQARHRNGYVRLWGRIWTARVLLSYNGYGRDRGDSRDNEYTSHSVKELCYTPVLLLKTKRFVSDPEEEGDNTQSSSWISTKFRRDQATLDEMDEQMEKGNRCAICLEQLREGEVIGDIACGHMLHKDCLKTWLSRHNRCPLCQHIDIAISGFRMLPRPRITTEIVGPNELHRMVAAEVATHSQDVIANDT
- a CDS encoding predicted protein, with the protein product MFDMIATRYDFINRVLAVGMDVGWRKAMARKIADRVSNVHRPRILDIATGTADVSLLLASTIPTATILGVDPSANMLSVGRDKIQARHLESQITLEIADAQQLVNLRSSSFDAATMAFGIRNVPDRTKALCEIHRVLRGDAVFCILEFSEPDDSFGILGRAARLFIRHVVPFLGGVLSGAPREYWHLQNSISDFPSPSAFAALIEAQACSS